The genome window GCATATCAACTGAACCCCAACCTAATTTAATCCCGTCACGAATATCTCTAGTAATGGCATAAACTctacaaataaaacaaatagaaatgataaagaagaaaatctggaaacaaaaagaattattctctaatgaaatatttgaaatgaTGTAATATTCTCTAAGAGGAACTCTGAGATTCTGATATTTACAGATATTGTTTAATAAAACCATGCATGTTGTCCATAAAAAAAGAATACTACCAATATTGGGTTTTCTTTTATCTACTGTGCACTAATTTCATCtattaaaatctaaaagaaatatCAACTACTACCCTTTGACTTAAATATGTACAACTATCTGCTAACCAAGAACCACAAGCACAATGTTTTCACTTCACCATGGACCGGTCCGTGTTCTTCGCAAACATTGCTTCTTAGGTCCTTGCTGCATGTTCATCTCCATGACCTGATTTTTCTGCATTTCCATTAATTCTGCCTGCAGCAATCAAAGTACAGTCAATGACAGTCAATCAGCAAATTCTGATATGGGTGCACTGAAAAAGAGAATGGGAAGAACATACGTGTTTCTTCCGCAATTCTTCGTTCTCCTCTTTTAGCTTCGCAAGCTTTGCTTCCAACTCCGTAGTATAAGCCTAACAGATCATACAAAAGTGAATGCCATACGAAACATCAAACCATAAAACTTGAGGACACACCATAAGTTTACCAGTTATTTTAGGATAGAACCGTTTTGCTTCGCCATGTTTATAACAAAATGAACTAGGTCAAGGAATGTCAACCTTAATCAATGGTTTTATTGATTCTTATAATATCATACAGCTTCGTACTTCTCATGTAGAAACAAATGCTCCGTTACCCCGCAATACGAATCCTTATAACTGCTCATGACCTTGACTTGTCAAAATCTTTCTTCTCATGTCAGATTGCTATCACATTACCACACTGCCGCATAATCTTTCATGAAGTTTGAGATGCAGGCATGCAGCATGTCATAGATGATAAAAGCACAAGGTCAATGGTTTGTAATACTCATTAATCCGTAATAAGAGACGAAATTTGGTTATCATGTTGCTTCAAGTGTATTAAAAGAAGAGTTCAAAATCTTTTGAGACATATATGCAGACCGATATTATTGAGTTCAAAGATGATTAACAATGCATACTCTAAATCGCCTATCTTACACTAGAATGAAGTAAATAAGACATATAGTCACCTGCTTTCGAGCTCGAGATCTTGCAGCAGATTCTCTGTTCTTTATCATTCTCCTTTGCCGTCTCTCGGCAACCTTCTCCACAGCACTGCATTTCCTACCCCTAGAACTTCCATTTAACACATAAGGAACCGGCGAGACAGAGGAAGTATCTGCACTACTCTTCCCTATCCCATCTGATGAGAAGTGGTTAGCAGGTGATCCAGTTGCAACACTGACTGGCCCTCCTAAACCAACCATCCCCATCTTTCCACCCTGAATAAGACCATTAGGTGGTCCCTGATCCCCCATCCCAGTAATTCCCCCTCTATTTCCAGGACTCCCCAACTGACCACCACTTTGTAAAGGCATCTGAATTCCAAATCCTACAGCAGGTTGCCTAGGAAAAATTGGTTGTTGCTGCTGAGGTAACTGGTGCTGGTTTGATTTAACTCCATTAACATTCAAAGGCAAATTAGAAGCCTGAAAACCAACTTCAGAAAGCCTATTTCCCATGAAATTTGGAGTTCTACCACCTTGTTGAAACCCATCAAAGAACCCTCCATTAACATTATTATCCTTCCCAGCAAATTGGGTGTCCTCTCTTACCACACCAGCCTTCACCAAGAACTCTTCCAAAGTCATCTCCCCTAATGTTTGGTACCTTTGGGGCACATGATTAGTCCCTGCTGCAGTTCCAATCCCATCTTTCCCTATTGAATACTCCTTTGAAATATCTTTCCAAACCTCATCAACAGTCTTCTGGCTTAGCGTCCTTGGCAAAGTCAAAGACCCTTGCCTTTGTAGCCCTCCATATGCGTCCAGGCCACCACTGTAAAAAGCCATTGTTTGAGTTTCTTCAGCACTCCAAATGTTCTTCAACAACTCATCCATGTTCATAGACCCAAAATCTTTGCCTATTCCACCCATAGTGCTTTGAAACTCATCAAAGGTTAGAGAATAGATCGATGGCTGTCTACTTAACAGAGTATTCCCACCGCCGTCAGCTGGTAGTGGTTGGTTACTTCCAAAGTTCTTCAACTTCATGTTAGCCTCCATTCAAATCTGGATAAAACAGTGTTAACAAATTTGGCCCCAAAATTAaagatttctatgttttttttttccaaaatttgggACTTTCAGGCTTTCTATAAAAACCCTTTCAATCAAGATCAGAAAAACTAAGAAGAacaatcaaaacataaacataaaaatggaatgtgaaaaacataaactttttctttggttaagaaaaaaaccaaccaaaccccaaaaacacaaacacaataaaatacagcaaattagtttattaattcTCCAAAAACAACACAGACGACAGCAGAGAGGAGTATGGGCAATAACTAGACAAaattttttagggtaaactatcaaaatagtcacttttgtttaccctaggttacattttagttatttatgtttgaaatgttacgttttagtcacttacgttatcgtgttgtaacattttaggcACTAAGCCATTAATTTCCGTTAACAGTGTAAC of Gossypium raimondii isolate GPD5lz chromosome 3, ASM2569854v1, whole genome shotgun sequence contains these proteins:
- the LOC105797323 gene encoding ABSCISIC ACID-INSENSITIVE 5-like protein 5, which translates into the protein MEANMKLKNFGSNQPLPADGGGNTLLSRQPSIYSLTFDEFQSTMGGIGKDFGSMNMDELLKNIWSAEETQTMAFYSGGLDAYGGLQRQGSLTLPRTLSQKTVDEVWKDISKEYSIGKDGIGTAAGTNHVPQRYQTLGEMTLEEFLVKAGVVREDTQFAGKDNNVNGGFFDGFQQGGRTPNFMGNRLSEVGFQASNLPLNVNGVKSNQHQLPQQQQPIFPRQPAVGFGIQMPLQSGGQLGSPGNRGGITGMGDQGPPNGLIQGGKMGMVGLGGPVSVATGSPANHFSSDGIGKSSADTSSVSPVPYVLNGSSRGRKCSAVEKVAERRQRRMIKNRESAARSRARKQAYTTELEAKLAKLKEENEELRKKHAELMEMQKNQVMEMNMQQGPKKQCLRRTRTGPW